A genomic segment from Streptomyces sp. NBC_00654 encodes:
- a CDS encoding thiamine ABC transporter substrate binding subunit produces MNTTKKYAATALAAALGVTVLAGCGSSDDTSPGAGGTKGSGSKTVTLVSHDSFNASESVLKEFTEETGYTVEVLKSGDAGAALNQEILTKGSPRGDVFFGVDNTLLSRALDNGLFTAYEAKGLDRVAAGTQLDDKHRVTPVDTGDVCVNYDKKYFADKKLAPPQSFDDLLKPAYKNLLVTENAATSSPGLGFLLGTIADKGEDGYQDYWKQLKSNGVKVVDGWEQAYNEEFSGSAGGKKAKAERPLVVSYASSPPVEVLYAKPQPAEAPTGVATGTCFRQIEFAGLLTGAKNEAGGKALLDFLISKKFQEDMPLNMFVNPVAEDAELPELFTKFGATIDKPVTVAPEKIAENREQWVQSWHSLVVK; encoded by the coding sequence ATGAACACCACCAAGAAGTACGCGGCGACGGCCCTCGCCGCTGCGCTCGGCGTCACGGTGCTGGCCGGCTGCGGCAGTTCCGACGACACCTCGCCGGGAGCGGGCGGTACCAAGGGCTCCGGCTCCAAGACCGTGACCCTGGTCAGCCATGACTCCTTCAACGCCTCGGAATCCGTACTGAAGGAGTTCACCGAGGAGACCGGCTACACGGTCGAGGTGCTCAAGAGCGGTGACGCGGGGGCCGCGCTCAACCAGGAGATCCTGACCAAGGGCTCTCCGCGCGGCGATGTCTTCTTCGGCGTCGACAACACCCTGCTCTCCCGCGCCCTCGACAACGGCCTGTTCACGGCGTACGAGGCCAAGGGCCTGGACCGGGTCGCGGCCGGCACCCAGCTGGACGACAAGCACCGGGTCACTCCGGTCGACACCGGTGACGTCTGCGTCAACTACGACAAGAAGTACTTCGCCGACAAGAAGCTCGCGCCCCCGCAGTCCTTCGACGACCTGCTGAAGCCCGCGTACAAGAACCTGCTCGTCACCGAGAACGCCGCGACCTCCTCTCCCGGTCTGGGCTTCCTCCTCGGCACCATCGCCGACAAGGGCGAGGACGGCTACCAGGACTACTGGAAGCAGTTGAAGAGCAACGGCGTGAAGGTCGTCGACGGCTGGGAGCAGGCGTACAACGAGGAGTTCTCCGGCTCCGCGGGCGGGAAGAAGGCCAAGGCGGAGCGGCCGCTCGTCGTCTCCTACGCCTCCAGCCCGCCGGTCGAGGTGCTGTACGCGAAGCCGCAGCCGGCCGAGGCCCCGACCGGGGTCGCCACCGGCACCTGCTTCCGGCAGATCGAGTTCGCCGGGCTGCTCACCGGCGCGAAGAACGAGGCGGGCGGCAAGGCGCTGCTGGACTTCCTGATCAGCAAGAAGTTCCAGGAGGACATGCCCCTGAACATGTTCGTGAACCCGGTCGCCGAGGACGCGGAGCTGCCGGAGCTCTTCACGAAGTTCGGCGCGACCATCGACAAGCCCGTCACCGTGGCTCCGGAGAAGATCGCCGAGAACCGTGAGCAGTGGGTCCAGTCGTGGCACTCGCTCGTCGTGAAGTAG
- a CDS encoding ABC transporter ATP-binding protein, whose product MLRLEEATVRFGKRAALDAVDLEVADHEIVCVLGPSGSGKSTLLRVVAGLQAVDGGRVLLDGADQSGVPVHKRGLGLMFQDHQLFPHRDVGANVAFGLRMHGAGRAGADREVGELLDLVGLPGAARRAVAALSGGEQQRVALARALAPRPKLLMLDEPLGQLDRSLRERLVVELRTLFGRLGTTVLAVTHDQGEAFALADRVVVMRDGRIAQAGTPLEVWQRPASAFVARFLGFDNVVDATVTGTTADTAWGKVPVPGGSPQGRCDVLVRPAGVRIGAPESGLRCTVGVGTFRGNHVAVRLRPDSGPVLEAECALRDTPREGAVVGVRFDAAETVVLARE is encoded by the coding sequence ATGCTGAGGCTGGAAGAGGCCACGGTCCGGTTCGGGAAGCGGGCGGCCCTGGACGCCGTGGATCTGGAGGTCGCCGACCACGAGATCGTGTGTGTGCTCGGGCCGAGCGGCAGCGGGAAGTCCACCCTGCTGCGGGTCGTCGCCGGGTTGCAGGCGGTGGACGGCGGCAGGGTGCTGCTGGACGGGGCCGATCAGTCGGGGGTGCCCGTGCACAAGCGCGGGCTGGGGCTGATGTTCCAGGATCACCAGCTGTTCCCGCACCGGGATGTCGGCGCCAATGTGGCCTTCGGGCTGCGGATGCACGGGGCCGGCCGGGCCGGGGCGGACCGCGAGGTGGGCGAACTCCTCGATCTGGTGGGGCTGCCCGGCGCGGCACGCCGCGCGGTGGCCGCGCTGTCCGGCGGTGAGCAGCAGCGCGTCGCCCTCGCCCGTGCGCTCGCCCCGCGCCCGAAGCTCCTGATGCTGGACGAGCCGCTGGGCCAGCTGGACCGCAGCCTGCGCGAACGCCTCGTCGTCGAACTGCGCACCCTGTTCGGCCGCTTGGGTACGACGGTGCTGGCCGTCACCCATGACCAGGGCGAAGCCTTCGCGCTCGCCGACCGGGTGGTCGTCATGCGGGACGGGCGGATCGCCCAGGCCGGTACGCCGCTGGAGGTCTGGCAGCGGCCCGCCTCGGCGTTCGTCGCCCGCTTCCTGGGCTTCGACAATGTGGTCGACGCGACGGTGACCGGCACGACCGCCGACACGGCGTGGGGCAAGGTGCCGGTGCCCGGCGGGTCACCACAGGGCCGCTGCGATGTGCTGGTCCGGCCTGCCGGGGTGCGGATCGGCGCCCCGGAGAGCGGGTTGCGCTGCACGGTCGGCGTAGGGACGTTCCGGGGGAACCATGTGGCGGTGCGGCTGAGGCCCGACAGCGGCCCGGTGCTGGAGGCGGAGTGCGCGCTGCGGGACACCCCGCGGGAGGGCGCGGTGGTGGGAGTCCGCTTCGACGCGGCGGAGACGGTCGTCCTGGCCCGGGAGTGA
- a CDS encoding aspartate aminotransferase family protein, which yields MGNPIAVSKDLSRTAYDHLWMHFTRMSDYENAPVPTIVRGEGTYIYDDQGKRYLDGLSGLFVVNAGHGRRELAETAYKQAQELAFFPVWSYAHPKAVELAERLADYAPGDLNKVFFTTGGGEAVETAWKLAKQYFKLQGKPTKYKVISRAVAYHGTPQGALSITGLPALKAPFEPLVPGAHKVPNTNIYRAPLFGDDPEAFGRWAADQIEQEILFEGPETVAAVFLEPVQNAGGCFPPPPGYFQRVREICDQYDVLLVSDEVICAFGRLGTMFACDKFGYVPDMITCAKGMTSGYSPIGACIVSDRIAEPFYRGGNTFLHGYTFGGHPVSAAVGLANLDIFEREGLNKHVLDNENAFLTTLQKLHDLPIVGDVRGNGFFYGIELVKDKVTKETFTDEETERVLYGFLSKALYENGLYCRADDRGDPVVQLAPPLISDQSTFDEIEGILRGVLTEAWTKL from the coding sequence GTGGGGAACCCGATAGCCGTGAGCAAGGACCTCAGCCGAACCGCGTACGACCACCTGTGGATGCACTTCACCCGCATGTCGGACTACGAGAACGCCCCCGTTCCCACCATCGTGCGGGGTGAGGGCACCTACATCTACGACGACCAGGGCAAGCGGTACCTCGACGGCCTCTCCGGCCTGTTCGTCGTCAACGCCGGCCACGGCCGCCGTGAGCTGGCCGAGACGGCGTACAAGCAGGCGCAGGAGCTGGCCTTCTTCCCGGTGTGGTCCTACGCCCACCCGAAGGCCGTCGAACTGGCCGAGCGACTGGCGGACTACGCGCCCGGCGACCTCAACAAGGTCTTCTTCACCACCGGCGGCGGCGAGGCCGTCGAGACCGCCTGGAAGCTGGCCAAGCAGTACTTCAAGCTCCAGGGCAAGCCGACCAAGTACAAGGTCATCTCACGCGCGGTCGCCTACCACGGCACCCCGCAGGGCGCCCTGTCGATCACCGGGCTGCCGGCCCTGAAGGCCCCCTTCGAGCCGCTGGTCCCCGGCGCCCACAAGGTGCCGAACACCAACATCTACCGCGCCCCGCTCTTCGGCGACGACCCGGAGGCCTTCGGCCGCTGGGCCGCCGACCAGATCGAGCAGGAGATCCTCTTCGAGGGCCCGGAGACCGTCGCCGCGGTCTTCCTGGAGCCGGTGCAGAACGCCGGCGGCTGTTTCCCGCCGCCGCCCGGGTACTTCCAGCGGGTCCGCGAGATCTGCGACCAGTACGACGTGCTGCTCGTCTCCGACGAGGTCATCTGCGCCTTCGGCCGCCTGGGCACGATGTTCGCCTGCGACAAGTTCGGCTATGTGCCGGACATGATCACCTGCGCCAAGGGCATGACCTCCGGGTACTCCCCGATAGGAGCATGCATCGTCTCGGACCGGATCGCGGAGCCGTTCTACCGGGGCGGCAACACCTTCCTGCACGGCTACACCTTCGGCGGCCACCCGGTCTCCGCCGCGGTCGGCCTCGCCAACCTGGACATCTTCGAGCGCGAGGGCCTCAACAAGCACGTCCTCGACAACGAGAACGCGTTCCTCACGACGCTGCAGAAGCTGCACGACCTGCCGATCGTCGGCGACGTCCGCGGCAACGGCTTCTTCTACGGCATCGAGCTGGTGAAGGACAAGGTCACCAAGGAGACCTTCACCGACGAGGAGACCGAGCGCGTCCTGTACGGCTTCCTCTCCAAGGCGCTGTACGAGAACGGCCTCTACTGCCGGGCGGACGACCGCGGCGACCCGGTCGTGCAGCTCGCGCCGCCGCTGATCTCCGACCAGTCGACGTTCGACGAGATCGAGGGCATCCTGCGGGGCGTCCTGACGGAGGCCTGGACAAAGCTCTGA
- a CDS encoding response regulator transcription factor: MVIRVLVADDQAVVRTAFSSLLNTQEDIEVVGEAEDGEQAVRGAAEHRPDLVLLDIRMPRLNGIEAARKIVAASEGATRALMLTTFGLDEYVYEALAAGASGFLLKDATFPELLHAVRVVADGHALLSPEITGRLIAEFARQRVCAPPVRDIEGLTARECEVLVLIARGLSNGDIAGRLTITDHTVKTHINRLFAKMGLRDRAQAVILAYELGLVVAGTRGA; encoded by the coding sequence GTGGTGATCCGGGTTCTGGTGGCCGACGACCAGGCGGTCGTCCGGACGGCGTTCTCCAGCCTGCTGAACACGCAGGAGGACATCGAGGTGGTCGGCGAGGCCGAGGACGGGGAGCAGGCGGTCCGGGGCGCCGCCGAGCACCGGCCCGATCTGGTGCTGCTCGACATCCGGATGCCCCGGCTGAACGGCATCGAGGCGGCGCGGAAGATCGTCGCCGCGTCGGAGGGCGCCACCAGAGCGCTGATGCTGACGACGTTCGGCCTGGACGAGTACGTGTACGAGGCGCTGGCCGCGGGGGCGAGCGGCTTCCTGCTCAAGGACGCGACCTTCCCCGAACTGCTGCACGCGGTACGGGTGGTGGCCGACGGACACGCGCTGCTCTCGCCCGAGATCACCGGGCGGCTGATCGCGGAGTTCGCCCGGCAGCGGGTCTGCGCTCCCCCGGTCCGCGACATCGAGGGACTCACCGCCCGCGAGTGCGAGGTACTGGTACTGATCGCGCGGGGCCTGTCGAACGGGGACATCGCCGGCCGGCTCACCATCACGGACCACACGGTCAAGACCCACATCAACCGGCTGTTCGCCAAGATGGGACTGCGGGACCGGGCACAGGCGGTCATCCTGGCGTACGAACTGGGCCTGGTCGTCGCGGGAACGAGAGGGGCGTGA
- a CDS encoding sensor histidine kinase: protein MSSTPRAVPATPAGPAPPAAPAGPADPADPADPGGPTPRPPAARRASPQVRQRAPERLRQRVRRWSAAPAYPRLTGAALTLFALVELVIVPGSAITSFGVLVCTASLMWRGSRPAVGFLTVGAALLSFATDGNLSYATTAGAVIGCYTLGRHRVQHPALLVLGGALASLTVNLVHIDRWARAGSPGLPALQGSDRFSLGLYAETLALTVTILGAVSMGDAVRSREETRNERAAAQSRLLAMERRQAAEAERAAIARELHDMIAHSVSMIAVQAESATYTTPGLSPPARDAFQQIAGTARSSMTELRRLLGVLRTDSGTAPAALTAPQPSLAGVGELLEQHRAVGGTAELRVSGEQIPLPASWELSAYRIVQEALTNTRRHAPGAHAVVEIGYRPGLLTVRIGDDGPGPAPAGAGADDGIGHGLVGMGERAALLGGRLTTGRGPAGGFLVEAELPW, encoded by the coding sequence ATGAGCAGCACGCCCCGGGCCGTCCCGGCCACTCCGGCGGGACCGGCCCCTCCGGCCGCCCCGGCAGGGCCGGCAGACCCGGCAGACCCGGCAGACCCGGGAGGCCCCACCCCGCGCCCGCCGGCGGCCCGCCGCGCTTCCCCGCAGGTGCGGCAGCGGGCGCCCGAGCGGCTGCGGCAGCGGGTGCGCCGCTGGTCGGCGGCGCCCGCGTACCCCCGGCTGACGGGTGCCGCGCTGACCCTCTTCGCGCTCGTGGAGCTGGTCATCGTGCCGGGCTCGGCCATCACGTCCTTCGGGGTGCTGGTCTGTACGGCGTCACTGATGTGGCGCGGTTCCCGGCCCGCCGTCGGCTTCCTGACCGTCGGCGCGGCACTGCTCAGTTTCGCGACCGACGGCAATCTGTCGTACGCGACGACGGCCGGTGCCGTCATCGGCTGCTACACCCTGGGGCGCCACCGTGTGCAGCATCCGGCACTGCTCGTGCTCGGAGGGGCGCTGGCCTCGCTCACCGTCAATCTCGTCCATATCGACCGGTGGGCACGCGCGGGATCCCCCGGGCTGCCCGCGCTCCAGGGCAGTGACCGCTTCAGCCTCGGGCTGTACGCCGAGACGCTGGCGCTGACGGTCACGATCCTGGGAGCGGTGAGCATGGGGGACGCGGTGCGGTCCCGCGAGGAGACCCGGAACGAGCGGGCCGCCGCCCAGTCCCGGCTGCTGGCGATGGAGCGCCGACAGGCGGCCGAGGCCGAACGGGCCGCCATCGCGAGGGAGTTGCACGACATGATCGCCCACTCGGTCTCGATGATCGCGGTGCAGGCCGAGAGCGCGACGTACACGACTCCCGGGCTCTCACCGCCGGCCCGGGACGCGTTCCAGCAGATCGCCGGGACGGCCCGGTCCTCGATGACGGAACTGCGACGGCTCCTGGGGGTGCTGCGCACGGACAGCGGAACGGCCCCGGCCGCGCTGACCGCTCCACAGCCGTCCCTGGCCGGCGTCGGCGAGCTCCTGGAGCAGCACCGGGCGGTGGGCGGCACCGCCGAACTGCGGGTCAGCGGTGAGCAGATACCGCTGCCGGCCTCCTGGGAGCTGTCGGCGTACCGGATCGTGCAGGAGGCTCTGACGAACACCCGCCGCCATGCGCCGGGTGCCCACGCGGTCGTGGAGATCGGCTACCGTCCGGGCCTGCTGACGGTACGGATCGGTGACGACGGTCCGGGCCCCGCCCCCGCCGGTGCCGGAGCTGACGACGGCATCGGCCATGGCCTGGTGGGCATGGGGGAACGGGCCGCCCTGCTCGGCGGCAGACTCACCACCGGCCGGGGCCCCGCCGGTGGCTTTCTCGTGGAGGCGGAACTGCCGTGGTGA
- a CDS encoding Lrp/AsnC family transcriptional regulator yields MHGECVASRSADSRTGNGSPPAVDAVSLAIIEQLQEDGRRPYAAIGKAVGLSEAAVRQRVQKLLDQGVMQIVAVTDPLTVGLRRQAMVGINVEGDLDPVAEALSAMAECEYVVMTAGSFDLMVEIVCEDDDHLLETINKRIRAIPGVRSTESFVYLKLKKQTYMWGTR; encoded by the coding sequence GTGCATGGTGAGTGCGTGGCCAGTCGCAGCGCAGACTCCAGGACAGGGAACGGATCGCCCCCGGCGGTCGATGCCGTCTCCCTCGCGATCATCGAGCAGCTCCAGGAGGACGGACGGCGTCCGTACGCCGCGATCGGCAAGGCGGTCGGCCTCTCCGAAGCGGCTGTGCGCCAGCGTGTCCAGAAACTGCTCGATCAGGGCGTGATGCAGATCGTCGCCGTCACGGACCCTCTCACCGTGGGCCTCCGGCGCCAGGCGATGGTCGGCATCAATGTCGAGGGTGACCTCGACCCCGTGGCCGAGGCCCTGTCGGCCATGGCCGAGTGCGAGTACGTGGTGATGACCGCGGGCTCGTTCGACCTCATGGTGGAGATCGTCTGCGAGGACGACGACCACCTGCTGGAGACGATCAACAAACGCATCCGGGCGATACCCGGCGTGCGCTCCACCGAGAGCTTCGTCTACCTCAAGCTCAAGAAGCAGACCTATATGTGGGGAACCCGATAG
- a CDS encoding iron ABC transporter permease, with protein sequence MAVPVAFFALFFAHPVAAIVGRGLKSGGSWQFGRIGEVLARPDILDVLWFTTWQACASTGLTLLIALPGAYVFARLDFPGKQLLRAVVTVPFVLPTVVVGTAFLALLGRGGFLDELWGVRLDTTVWAILLAHVFFNYAVVVRTVGGLWSQLDPRQEEAARVLGAGRFAAWRRVTLPALAPAVAAAALMVFLFTFTSFGVVQILGGPAYSTLEVEIYRQTAQLLDLPTAAVLTLVQFAAVGGILAVHAWTVRRRETALKLVDPAQTARRPRGAGQWALLGGVLLTILLLILLPLGVLVERSFDGPGGYGFGYYRALQSAGAGGSTFLVAPLEAIWNSLQYALVATVIALVVGGLAAAALTRRAGRLARGFDALLMLPLGVSAVTVGFGFLITLDKPPLDLRTSWILVPLAQALVGVPFVVRTMLPVLRAVDGRLREAAAVLGASPLRAWREVDLPLVRRAVLVAAGFAFAVSLGEFGATVFIARPDNPTLPVAVARLLGRSGELNYGQAMALSTILMLVCAVSLLLLERIRTDRSGEF encoded by the coding sequence ATGGCCGTACCCGTCGCGTTCTTCGCGCTGTTCTTCGCCCACCCCGTCGCCGCCATCGTCGGCCGCGGCCTGAAGTCCGGGGGCAGCTGGCAGTTCGGCCGGATCGGTGAGGTACTGGCCCGGCCGGACATCCTGGACGTGCTCTGGTTCACCACCTGGCAGGCGTGCGCCTCGACCGGGCTCACCCTGTTGATCGCCCTGCCCGGCGCCTATGTCTTCGCCCGCTTGGACTTCCCCGGAAAGCAACTGCTGCGGGCGGTCGTCACCGTGCCGTTCGTGCTGCCGACGGTGGTCGTCGGCACCGCGTTCCTGGCGTTGCTGGGGCGCGGCGGCTTCCTCGACGAACTGTGGGGCGTACGGCTCGACACCACCGTGTGGGCGATCCTGCTGGCCCATGTCTTCTTCAACTACGCGGTGGTCGTACGGACCGTCGGCGGGCTCTGGTCGCAGCTCGATCCCCGGCAGGAGGAGGCCGCGCGGGTGCTCGGCGCCGGACGGTTCGCCGCCTGGCGACGGGTGACGCTGCCCGCGCTGGCGCCCGCCGTGGCCGCCGCGGCGCTGATGGTCTTCCTGTTCACCTTCACTTCCTTCGGCGTCGTGCAGATCCTCGGCGGTCCGGCCTACTCCACCCTGGAGGTGGAGATCTACCGGCAGACCGCGCAACTGCTCGACCTGCCGACGGCGGCCGTACTGACCCTCGTGCAGTTCGCGGCGGTGGGCGGGATTCTCGCCGTGCACGCCTGGACGGTACGGCGCCGGGAGACCGCGCTGAAGCTGGTCGATCCCGCGCAGACGGCCCGCCGCCCGCGCGGCGCCGGACAGTGGGCGCTGCTCGGCGGGGTGCTGCTGACCATCCTGCTGCTGATCCTGCTGCCGCTCGGCGTGCTGGTGGAGCGCTCGTTCGACGGGCCCGGCGGATACGGCTTCGGCTACTACCGGGCGCTCCAGTCCGCCGGGGCCGGCGGCTCCACCTTCCTGGTCGCCCCCCTCGAAGCGATCTGGAACTCCCTCCAGTACGCGCTGGTCGCGACCGTCATCGCCCTTGTCGTCGGCGGGCTCGCCGCAGCGGCGCTGACCCGGCGGGCGGGGCGGCTCGCGCGTGGCTTCGACGCCCTGCTGATGCTGCCGCTCGGGGTGTCCGCCGTCACCGTCGGCTTCGGATTCCTCATCACCCTGGACAAGCCGCCGCTCGACCTGCGGACGTCCTGGATCCTGGTGCCGCTGGCCCAGGCGCTGGTGGGCGTCCCCTTCGTCGTACGGACCATGCTGCCGGTCCTGCGTGCGGTGGACGGGCGGCTGCGCGAGGCGGCGGCGGTACTCGGCGCCTCGCCGCTGCGGGCCTGGCGCGAGGTCGATCTGCCGCTGGTGCGCAGGGCGGTGCTGGTCGCCGCGGGTTTCGCGTTCGCCGTGTCGCTGGGTGAGTTCGGGGCGACCGTGTTCATCGCGCGGCCCGACAATCCGACGCTTCCGGTCGCCGTGGCGCGGCTCCTGGGGCGCTCCGGGGAGCTCAACTACGGGCAGGCGATGGCCCTCAGCACCATTCTGATGCTGGTGTGCGCGGTGTCGCTGCTGCTTCTCGAACGCATCCGCACCGATCGATCCGGGGAGTTCTGA
- a CDS encoding glycosyltransferase family 4 protein yields the protein MSRHRTLVVTNDFPPRQGGIETFVHAMTSRFPAGSVVVHTSAEPGAAAHDAALAYPVIRDPARMLLPTARVAARSAELARRHGCDSVWFGAAAPLGLMADRLRREAGVRRAVATTHGHEVWWARTPGSRSLLRLIGERTDAVTYLGAATRAPIAAALGPAAARRMVRLAPGVDTEVFRVRSGARGGPGSVRERYGLGGRPVILCAARLVPRKGQDMLIRALPAVRRAVPGTVLLLTGDGPYARTLHRLARSAGVGDAVILAGGQPHTAMPDHYAAADVFAMPCRTRRRGLEVEGLGIVFLEAAAAGLPVLVGDSGGAPDTVREGETGHLVDGRDVPAIAARLVGLLRDREAAAAMGEKGRAWVREDWGWDRAYDTLAALLRP from the coding sequence TTGTCCCGCCACCGCACCCTCGTCGTCACCAATGACTTCCCACCGCGTCAAGGCGGCATAGAGACCTTCGTGCACGCCATGACCAGCCGGTTCCCCGCCGGCTCCGTCGTCGTCCACACCTCCGCCGAACCGGGCGCCGCCGCCCATGACGCGGCCCTCGCGTACCCCGTGATCCGTGATCCGGCCCGGATGCTGCTGCCCACCGCCCGCGTCGCCGCCCGGTCCGCGGAACTCGCCCGCCGCCACGGCTGCGACAGTGTGTGGTTCGGGGCCGCCGCGCCGCTCGGCCTGATGGCGGACCGGCTGCGCCGCGAGGCCGGGGTGCGGCGGGCCGTCGCCACCACCCACGGCCATGAGGTCTGGTGGGCCCGCACCCCGGGCTCCCGGTCCCTGCTGCGCCTGATCGGCGAGCGCACGGATGCCGTGACCTACCTCGGCGCGGCCACCCGGGCACCGATCGCCGCCGCGCTCGGGCCCGCCGCCGCCCGCCGGATGGTGCGCCTGGCCCCGGGCGTCGACACGGAGGTGTTCCGGGTACGGTCCGGGGCGCGGGGCGGCCCCGGAAGCGTCCGGGAGCGGTACGGGCTGGGCGGGAGGCCGGTGATCCTGTGCGCCGCCAGGCTCGTTCCGCGCAAGGGCCAGGACATGCTGATCCGCGCGCTTCCGGCCGTGCGGCGGGCGGTTCCCGGCACCGTACTCCTGCTGACCGGGGACGGACCGTACGCGCGCACCCTGCACCGCCTGGCCAGGTCCGCCGGGGTCGGGGACGCCGTGATCCTGGCGGGCGGGCAGCCCCATACGGCGATGCCGGACCACTACGCGGCCGCCGATGTCTTCGCGATGCCCTGCCGCACACGTCGTCGCGGCCTGGAGGTCGAGGGCCTCGGCATCGTCTTCCTGGAGGCCGCGGCGGCGGGGCTGCCCGTCCTCGTCGGGGATTCGGGCGGTGCGCCGGACACCGTGCGCGAGGGGGAGACGGGGCACCTGGTCGACGGGCGGGACGTTCCGGCCATCGCCGCCCGGCTCGTCGGCCTGCTGCGGGACCGCGAGGCCGCCGCCGCGATGGGGGAGAAGGGCCGGGCCTGGGTGCGCGAGGACTGGGGATGGGACCGGGCGTACGACACGCTGGCGGCGCTCCTTCGCCCGTGA
- the rlmN gene encoding 23S rRNA (adenine(2503)-C(2))-methyltransferase RlmN encodes MPKPGELTFVAPRGAKKPPRHLADLTPAERKEAVAAIGEKPFRAQQLSQHYFARYAHDPAEWTNIPAASRDKLAEAMFPDLMSVVRHISCDDDTTRKTLWKLHDGTLVESVLMRYPERVTMCISSQAGCGMNCPFCATGQAGLDRNLSTAEIVHQIVDGMRALRDGDVPGGPTRLSNIVFMGMGEPLANYKRVVGAIRRLTDPEPDGLGLSQRGITVSTVGLVPAMLRFADEGFKCRLAVSLHAPDDELRDTLVPVNTRWKVREVLDAAWEYAEKSGRRISIEYALIRDINDQAWRGDLLGRLLKGKRVHVNLIPLNPTPGSKWTASRPEDEKAFVEAIAAHGVPVTVRDTRGQEIDGACGQLAASER; translated from the coding sequence ATGCCTAAGCCCGGAGAACTCACTTTCGTCGCGCCCCGCGGAGCCAAGAAGCCCCCGCGGCACCTCGCCGACCTCACGCCCGCAGAGCGCAAGGAAGCGGTCGCCGCGATCGGCGAGAAGCCGTTCCGCGCCCAGCAGCTCTCGCAGCACTACTTCGCGCGGTACGCGCACGACCCGGCGGAGTGGACCAACATCCCGGCCGCGTCGCGGGACAAGCTCGCCGAGGCGATGTTCCCCGACCTGATGTCCGTGGTCCGTCACATCAGCTGCGACGACGACACCACCCGCAAGACCCTCTGGAAGCTGCACGACGGGACGCTCGTCGAGTCCGTCCTGATGCGCTATCCCGAGCGCGTGACGATGTGCATCTCCTCGCAGGCCGGCTGCGGGATGAACTGCCCGTTCTGCGCCACCGGGCAGGCCGGGCTCGACCGCAATCTGTCGACCGCCGAGATCGTGCACCAGATCGTGGACGGCATGCGGGCCCTGCGCGACGGCGATGTTCCGGGCGGCCCCACGCGGCTCTCCAACATCGTCTTCATGGGTATGGGCGAGCCGCTGGCCAACTACAAGCGCGTCGTCGGCGCGATCCGGCGCCTGACCGACCCCGAGCCGGACGGGCTGGGGCTCTCGCAGCGCGGGATCACCGTCTCCACCGTCGGACTGGTCCCGGCCATGCTGCGCTTCGCCGACGAGGGCTTCAAGTGCCGGCTGGCCGTTTCGCTGCACGCCCCGGACGACGAGCTGCGTGACACCCTCGTCCCGGTGAACACCCGTTGGAAGGTCCGCGAGGTACTGGACGCGGCGTGGGAGTACGCGGAGAAGTCCGGCCGCCGTATCTCCATCGAGTACGCGCTGATCCGCGACATCAACGACCAGGCCTGGCGGGGTGACCTGCTCGGACGGCTCCTCAAGGGCAAGCGGGTACACGTCAACCTGATCCCGTTGAACCCGACGCCCGGGTCGAAGTGGACCGCCTCGCGGCCCGAGGACGAGAAGGCGTTCGTCGAGGCCATCGCGGCCCACGGCGTTCCCGTCACCGTCCGTGACACCCGGGGTCAGGAGATCGACGGGGCCTGCGGTCAGCTGGCGGCCTCCGAGCGGTAG
- a CDS encoding ABC transporter ATP-binding protein, with translation MVAPPDNDVIWARSLHHSHNGSPGLDGVSLGIRDGEILAVTGARGSGKTTLLHCLSGRLVPQQGEVWFNSVPVHTMGPRLRERLRRDRFGWIASDPQLVPELTTWENAALPLLLRGVPHRTAKKAALEWLDRLDIGASARKRPHALLQAQRQRISVARALAASPSVIFADEPTATLHRADRTQLLRTLTTAARSHGITVVLATHDAEIAALADRTVALLDGRRVATVTLPAVSDTEGRSACSLSV, from the coding sequence ATGGTGGCCCCGCCGGACAACGACGTGATCTGGGCGCGTTCCCTGCACCACTCCCACAACGGCTCGCCCGGCCTCGACGGTGTCTCCCTCGGCATCCGCGACGGCGAGATCCTCGCCGTGACCGGCGCGCGCGGCAGCGGGAAGACGACCCTGCTGCACTGCCTCTCCGGCCGGCTGGTGCCCCAGCAGGGCGAAGTCTGGTTCAACAGCGTCCCCGTGCACACCATGGGGCCCCGGCTGCGCGAGCGGCTGCGGCGCGACCGCTTCGGCTGGATCGCCTCCGACCCCCAGCTCGTCCCGGAACTGACCACCTGGGAGAACGCCGCCCTCCCGCTGCTGCTGCGCGGCGTACCGCACCGGACCGCCAAGAAGGCCGCGCTGGAGTGGCTGGACCGCCTCGACATCGGCGCGTCCGCCAGGAAGCGGCCGCACGCGCTGCTCCAGGCACAGCGCCAGCGGATCTCCGTCGCACGGGCCCTGGCCGCGTCCCCGTCCGTGATCTTCGCCGACGAGCCGACCGCCACCCTGCACCGCGCCGACCGCACCCAGCTCCTGCGCACCCTGACCACCGCGGCGCGCTCGCACGGCATCACCGTCGTGCTGGCCACGCACGACGCGGAGATCGCCGCCCTCGCCGACCGCACCGTCGCCCTGCTGGACGGCCGCCGGGTCGCCACCGTCACTCTGCCCGCCGTATCGGATACGGAAGGCCGCTCGGCGTGCTCGCTCTCCGTCTAG